A genomic region of Limnohabitans curvus contains the following coding sequences:
- the tatA gene encoding Sec-independent protein translocase subunit TatA: MGSFSIWHWLIVLLIVIMVFGTKKLKNLGSDLGGAVKGFKDGMKDGSAPAEDKPAAPAAAVSADKNTIDVEVKNKS, encoded by the coding sequence ATGGGTTCGTTTTCAATTTGGCATTGGCTGATCGTCTTGTTGATCGTCATCATGGTGTTTGGTACCAAGAAGCTCAAAAATTTGGGCTCAGACTTGGGCGGCGCCGTGAAGGGCTTCAAAGACGGCATGAAAGATGGCAGCGCACCTGCCGAAGACAAGCCAGCAGCGCCTGCTGCCGCTGTGTCTGCCGACAAAAATACCATTGACGTTGAAGTCAAGAACAAGTCTTAA
- the petA gene encoding ubiquinol-cytochrome c reductase iron-sulfur subunit, producing the protein MSDTPVDTNKRTWLIASTCAGAVGGVAVAVPFVSTFQPSEKAKAAGAAVEVDISALKPGEKMTVEWRGKPVWIVKRTPEQLESLNKTESQLADPKSERKPNEFTPVYARNQARSIKPEVFVAVGICTHLGCSPSDKFQTGAQPSLPDDWNGGFLCPCHGSTFDIAGRVFKNKPAPDNLEVPPHMYLSDTKLLIGEDKKA; encoded by the coding sequence ATGAGTGACACCCCAGTAGACACCAACAAACGCACGTGGCTGATTGCCTCGACTTGCGCGGGTGCGGTCGGTGGCGTAGCAGTAGCTGTGCCTTTCGTCAGCACATTCCAGCCTTCTGAGAAGGCCAAAGCTGCCGGCGCTGCTGTCGAAGTCGACATCTCGGCCCTCAAACCGGGCGAGAAAATGACCGTCGAATGGCGCGGCAAGCCCGTTTGGATCGTCAAGCGTACCCCTGAGCAGTTGGAGTCTTTGAACAAGACTGAGTCTCAGTTGGCTGACCCCAAGTCAGAGCGCAAGCCCAATGAATTCACGCCCGTGTATGCACGCAATCAAGCGCGCTCCATCAAACCTGAAGTGTTTGTGGCTGTGGGCATCTGTACGCATTTGGGTTGCTCACCTTCCGATAAGTTTCAAACAGGTGCGCAGCCTTCGCTGCCTGATGATTGGAATGGTGGCTTCTTGTGCCCTTGCCACGGTTCAACGTTTGATATTGCTGGCCGCGTGTTTAAAAACAAGCCTGCGCCAGACAACCTCGAAGTCCCGCCACATATGTACCTCTCCGACACAAAGCTGTTGATCGGTGAAGACAAGAAAGCCTGA
- the pdxA gene encoding 4-hydroxythreonine-4-phosphate dehydrogenase PdxA — protein MSTAEHFKPMVITLGDAAGIGPEIIVKAFRDAPEQLQGCVVVGDLAVMQRAALLLAQCEYHEPQMHMQLVNDLREAAQIKVPFTIPVLQVTQPLAADQLPAWGQISATAGKLAADCVVWAAQAALRGDVSAVVTAPLHKEALFAAGVPFPGHTEMLQACAAAHAGVGVDDMPVRMMLANPELKTVLVSIHVSLRQAIDAVTVDNILQTLRITHTAELAATGRAPHMAVAGLNPHAGEGGLMGREELDIIIPALQQARAEGMHVSGPFAPDTVFMRARAKNGQPSEFDVVVAMYHDQGLIPVKYLGVEQGVNVTLGLPLVRTSPDHGTAFDLAGTGKADASSLLAAVAMARAMRR, from the coding sequence ATGAGCACCGCTGAACATTTCAAGCCCATGGTCATCACGCTGGGCGATGCGGCGGGCATTGGCCCCGAAATCATCGTCAAAGCGTTTCGCGATGCACCCGAGCAGCTGCAAGGCTGCGTGGTCGTCGGTGATTTGGCGGTCATGCAGCGTGCCGCATTGTTGTTGGCTCAGTGCGAATACCACGAGCCACAAATGCACATGCAGTTGGTCAACGATTTGCGTGAAGCAGCCCAAATCAAAGTGCCATTCACCATCCCCGTCTTGCAAGTCACGCAGCCTTTGGCTGCTGACCAGCTGCCTGCGTGGGGTCAAATCAGCGCAACCGCTGGCAAGCTGGCTGCTGACTGCGTGGTGTGGGCGGCGCAAGCCGCCTTGCGCGGCGATGTGTCGGCGGTGGTGACAGCGCCTTTACACAAAGAGGCCTTGTTTGCAGCGGGTGTGCCGTTCCCGGGGCATACCGAAATGTTGCAGGCGTGTGCAGCAGCCCATGCAGGCGTGGGGGTGGACGACATGCCCGTGCGCATGATGTTGGCCAACCCTGAACTCAAAACTGTGTTGGTCAGCATCCATGTGTCCTTGCGCCAAGCGATTGACGCGGTGACGGTCGACAACATTTTGCAAACCCTGCGCATCACCCATACTGCCGAGCTGGCGGCCACGGGTCGCGCACCACACATGGCCGTGGCGGGCTTGAACCCGCATGCGGGCGAGGGGGGCTTGATGGGGCGTGAAGAACTCGACATCATCATCCCCGCCCTGCAACAGGCGCGTGCCGAGGGCATGCACGTGAGCGGGCCGTTTGCGCCCGACACGGTGTTCATGCGCGCACGCGCCAAGAACGGACAACCCAGTGAGTTTGATGTGGTGGTGGCGATGTACCACGACCAAGGCTTGATCCCCGTGAAGTACTTGGGCGTAGAGCAGGGTGTGAACGTGACGTTAGGACTGCCGCTGGTGCGCACCAGCCCCGATCACGGCACCGCCTTTGATTTGGCCGGCACGGGCAAGGCGGATGCGTCTAGCCTGTTGGCTGCGGTCGCCATGGCGCGTGCCATGCGCCGCTGA
- the mscL gene encoding large conductance mechanosensitive channel protein MscL, which yields MLKEFKAFAVKGNVIDLAVGVIIGAAFGKIVDSAVNDLIMPIVAAFIGHLDFSNFFFVLGAVPAGTAMTLDAMKKAGVPVFAYGNFITVAVNFVILAFIIFLMIKQINRLKGTAEEAAPKEEVLLLRDIRDSLKK from the coding sequence ATGTTGAAAGAGTTCAAAGCCTTCGCCGTCAAAGGCAATGTCATCGATTTGGCTGTCGGTGTGATCATCGGTGCAGCGTTTGGGAAAATCGTCGATTCAGCCGTGAACGACCTGATCATGCCCATCGTGGCCGCCTTCATTGGTCATCTCGACTTCTCTAATTTCTTCTTCGTCTTGGGCGCAGTACCTGCGGGCACAGCCATGACACTAGATGCCATGAAGAAGGCCGGCGTGCCTGTGTTTGCCTACGGCAACTTCATCACCGTAGCTGTCAACTTCGTGATTTTGGCGTTCATCATTTTCTTGATGATCAAGCAAATCAACCGCCTCAAGGGCACGGCTGAAGAAGCAGCGCCGAAAGAAGAAGTTCTGTTGTTGCGCGATATCCGCGACAGTTTGAAAAAATAA
- a CDS encoding Nif3-like dinuclear metal center hexameric protein yields the protein MSQTVTRQTLLSAFNDLLQPARFKDYGPNGLQVEGADTIRHIVSGVTASRALIEAAIDAKADTIFVHHGLFWRGQDGTVTGWMKQRLQLLLAHNINLLAYHLPLDAHPELGNNAQLGQRLGLQVQGTFGEQDLGLWGERADGQKFANAQALAAVVSGALQRESVVVQTPVREIRKVAWCTGGAQSYFEAAIAAGVDAFITGEISEPQAHLARETGVAFLACGHHATERYGAPAAAAHVAAQLGISHQFIEIDNPA from the coding sequence ATGAGTCAAACCGTCACCCGCCAAACATTGCTGAGTGCCTTCAACGATTTGTTGCAGCCTGCACGTTTCAAAGATTACGGACCGAACGGTTTGCAAGTCGAAGGTGCAGACACCATTCGCCACATCGTCTCTGGCGTGACTGCCAGTCGCGCCTTGATTGAGGCGGCGATAGATGCCAAGGCGGATACCATTTTTGTGCATCACGGTTTGTTTTGGCGTGGCCAAGACGGCACGGTCACCGGCTGGATGAAGCAACGCTTGCAACTGCTGTTGGCACACAACATCAACTTGTTGGCGTACCACTTGCCGCTGGATGCACATCCTGAATTGGGTAACAACGCGCAGCTAGGCCAGCGTTTGGGGCTGCAAGTGCAAGGCACGTTTGGTGAGCAAGATTTGGGTTTGTGGGGCGAACGCGCGGATGGCCAAAAGTTTGCCAATGCGCAAGCTTTGGCGGCAGTGGTGTCGGGGGCTTTGCAACGTGAGTCTGTGGTGGTGCAAACACCTGTGCGAGAAATACGCAAAGTGGCTTGGTGCACCGGCGGTGCGCAAAGTTATTTCGAAGCAGCCATTGCCGCGGGTGTGGATGCCTTCATCACGGGCGAAATTTCAGAGCCCCAAGCGCATTTGGCGCGCGAAACTGGGGTGGCCTTTTTGGCTTGTGGGCATCACGCCACTGAGCGTTATGGCGCACCTGCCGCTGCGGCGCATGTGGCGGCACAACTGGGCATCAGCCACCAGTTCATCGAAATAGATAACCCCGCATGA
- a CDS encoding S1C family serine protease → MKRQWLLFSQVVTVLVAIWFVLVTLKPEWLNRRMPMSGVTLLEAAPNATGTVMPGSFSPAAKVASPAVVSIATTQANAPAHPFQNDPWFRFFYGDREDDTPQQGLGSGVIVSPEGYILTNNHVIEGAQEIEVTLSDSRHATAQVIGADPDTDLAILRINLDRLPVIALGNSDTAQVGDRVLAIGNPFGVGQTVTSGIVSALGRNQLGINTFENFIQTDAAINPGNSGGALVDVNGNLIGINTAIYSRSGGNMGIGFAIPVSTARQVLEGIVRDGQVTRGWVGIEPSELTPELAETFGLKQTNGVVITGVLQNGPAANAGLRPGDLLLAVAGQPVKNVGELLTRIAALTPGENVKLEVVRRNQNLTLNVTAVQRPKTKVPR, encoded by the coding sequence ATGAAACGTCAATGGTTGCTGTTCTCCCAAGTTGTCACCGTGCTGGTGGCAATTTGGTTTGTCCTGGTGACCTTGAAGCCTGAGTGGCTCAACCGCCGCATGCCAATGTCAGGTGTGACCTTGCTCGAGGCCGCGCCCAATGCCACCGGCACTGTCATGCCTGGCAGTTTTAGCCCGGCAGCCAAAGTGGCATCGCCCGCCGTGGTGAGCATTGCCACCACACAGGCCAATGCGCCCGCGCATCCTTTTCAAAACGACCCTTGGTTTCGCTTTTTCTATGGCGACCGCGAAGACGACACGCCACAGCAGGGCTTGGGCAGTGGCGTCATCGTCAGCCCTGAGGGGTACATCCTCACCAACAACCATGTGATTGAGGGTGCGCAAGAAATTGAAGTCACCTTGAGTGACAGTCGCCATGCAACCGCACAGGTGATTGGCGCAGACCCGGATACCGACCTCGCTATTTTGCGCATCAACCTAGACCGCTTGCCCGTCATTGCCTTGGGCAATTCAGACACGGCACAAGTAGGGGACCGCGTGTTGGCAATTGGCAATCCATTCGGCGTGGGCCAAACCGTGACCAGCGGCATCGTGTCTGCCTTGGGCCGTAACCAGTTGGGCATCAACACCTTTGAAAATTTCATCCAAACCGATGCGGCCATCAACCCCGGCAACTCGGGCGGCGCTTTGGTCGATGTGAACGGTAATTTGATTGGCATCAACACCGCCATCTATTCGCGCTCGGGCGGCAACATGGGCATTGGTTTTGCCATTCCTGTGTCTACCGCGCGTCAAGTGCTAGAGGGCATCGTGCGCGATGGTCAAGTGACACGCGGCTGGGTTGGAATTGAACCCAGCGAGTTGACGCCTGAATTGGCCGAGACGTTTGGCTTGAAGCAAACCAACGGTGTGGTGATCACCGGGGTGCTGCAAAACGGCCCCGCTGCGAATGCAGGCTTGCGCCCAGGCGACTTGTTGTTGGCCGTGGCTGGGCAGCCCGTGAAAAATGTGGGCGAGCTGTTGACACGAATTGCCGCACTCACGCCCGGCGAGAACGTGAAGCTCGAAGTGGTTCGGCGCAATCAAAACCTGACCTTGAATGTCACGGCGGTCCAGCGTCCCAAAACCAAGGTGCCCCGATGA
- a CDS encoding histidine triad nucleotide-binding protein, whose amino-acid sequence MTDANCIFCKIIAGQIPSRKVYEDDEIFAFHDINPWAPVHFLIIPKLHIPSMAHVTPEHEGLLGRMMLLAPKLAVQEGAKPYPEGGFRIVANTGAEGGQEVHHMHWHVMGGPRPWLRG is encoded by the coding sequence ATGACAGACGCTAATTGCATTTTTTGCAAAATCATCGCGGGTCAAATCCCGTCGCGTAAGGTGTATGAAGACGACGAAATCTTCGCGTTTCACGACATCAACCCGTGGGCGCCCGTGCACTTTTTGATCATTCCTAAGTTGCACATTCCCTCGATGGCGCATGTCACGCCCGAGCATGAAGGTTTGTTGGGTCGCATGATGTTGCTGGCCCCCAAGCTGGCTGTGCAAGAAGGCGCAAAACCTTACCCCGAAGGTGGCTTTCGCATCGTGGCTAATACTGGCGCTGAAGGTGGGCAAGAAGTCCATCACATGCACTGGCATGTCATGGGTGGTCCACGTCCTTGGCTGCGCGGCTGA
- the tatC gene encoding twin-arginine translocase subunit TatC produces MSDTPSTDELAGTEQPFVQHLIELRDRLVKATIAVLVAGAALAIYPGPAELYDLLAAPLVAQLPAGATLIATSVISPFLVPLKILLMTAFLLALPVVLYQVWAFVAPGLYSHEKKLVLPLVVSSTLLFMVGVAFCYFFVFGQVFKFIQSFAPKSITAAPDIEAYLGFVISMFIAFGLAFEVPIVVIVLARMNVVTIEKLKDFRSYFIVLAFIIAAIVTPPDVVSQLALAIPMCILYEIGIWAAQLFIKHTQAPDAE; encoded by the coding sequence ATGTCTGATACCCCTTCTACCGACGAATTGGCTGGCACCGAGCAGCCATTTGTGCAGCATTTGATTGAGTTGCGTGACCGTTTGGTCAAAGCGACCATTGCCGTGTTGGTGGCTGGTGCTGCGTTGGCGATCTACCCCGGCCCTGCCGAGCTGTATGACTTGTTGGCGGCGCCCTTGGTGGCACAGTTGCCTGCGGGTGCCACGTTGATCGCCACGTCGGTGATTTCGCCATTTTTGGTGCCGCTCAAAATTTTGCTGATGACTGCGTTTTTGCTGGCGCTGCCGGTGGTGCTGTACCAGGTGTGGGCGTTTGTGGCGCCTGGTCTGTATTCGCACGAAAAGAAATTGGTGCTGCCGTTGGTGGTGTCAAGCACCTTGTTGTTCATGGTGGGAGTGGCGTTTTGCTACTTCTTCGTGTTTGGCCAAGTGTTCAAGTTCATCCAAAGCTTTGCGCCCAAAAGCATCACGGCTGCACCTGACATTGAGGCCTATTTGGGCTTTGTCATCAGCATGTTCATCGCCTTTGGTTTGGCGTTTGAAGTGCCCATCGTGGTGATTGTGTTGGCGCGCATGAATGTGGTGACCATCGAAAAGCTCAAAGACTTTCGCTCGTACTTCATCGTGTTGGCATTCATCATCGCGGCCATCGTGACGCCGCCCGATGTGGTGTCGCAGCTGGCGCTGGCCATTCCCATGTGCATCTTGTACGAGATCGGCATTTGGGCTGCGCAACTCTTCATCAAACACACCCAAGCGCCTGACGCCGAATAA
- the tatB gene encoding Sec-independent protein translocase protein TatB: MFDLDFSKIAVVSAVALVVIGPERLPSVARTMGTMIGKAKRYVADVKAEVNRTMELDELKKMKETMETAARDVEHSVHTAASDFEKDWSETTAGLSSDHYEPLAPPPPTYENPGKKWRLKRGAMPHWYKARQGVRTKALSGAARVARFRPVKRSEHV, from the coding sequence TTGTTTGATCTCGATTTTTCCAAAATTGCGGTAGTGAGTGCGGTGGCCTTGGTAGTCATCGGGCCCGAGCGGTTGCCCAGTGTCGCCCGCACGATGGGGACGATGATTGGCAAAGCCAAGCGTTACGTGGCTGACGTCAAAGCTGAGGTCAACCGCACGATGGAGCTCGATGAGCTCAAGAAGATGAAAGAGACGATGGAGACAGCGGCACGCGATGTGGAGCACTCCGTACACACCGCGGCCAGCGACTTTGAGAAAGACTGGTCCGAAACCACGGCTGGTTTATCGTCTGACCATTACGAACCGTTGGCCCCACCGCCACCCACGTATGAAAACCCAGGCAAGAAATGGCGCCTCAAGCGTGGTGCCATGCCGCATTGGTACAAAGCCCGTCAAGGTGTACGCACCAAGGCGCTATCTGGCGCGGCCCGCGTGGCGCGTTTTCGCCCTGTGAAGCGTTCTGAACATGTCTGA